A portion of the Celeribacter baekdonensis genome contains these proteins:
- a CDS encoding 2Fe-2S iron-sulfur cluster-binding protein, translating to MPKVILHKGGEVFEGDVAPKTNLVVSAGIRKFPFPNLAYKCGMGKCSTCTCRILAGAEHLEPPNWKEKRQLGERLDEGYRLACQLWVTEDIELAQDL from the coding sequence ATGCCAAAAGTTATCTTGCACAAAGGCGGCGAGGTGTTTGAGGGCGACGTTGCGCCCAAAACCAACCTCGTGGTCAGCGCCGGGATCCGTAAGTTTCCGTTTCCCAATCTGGCCTATAAATGTGGCATGGGCAAATGCTCGACCTGTACCTGTCGCATTCTGGCAGGGGCGGAGCATTTGGAGCCGCCAAATTGGAAAGAGAAACGCCAACTAGGCGAACGATTGGACGAGGGCTACCGCCTCGCGTGTCAGCTCTGGGTCACCGAAGATATCGAACTCGCACAAGACCTCTAA
- a CDS encoding ferredoxin, which yields MYVILTTKPDEFHTIMGDGVVSIESYDYIFYGRKRANFTIAEIVDADRITIVEDEPPHIVNKVPCKMFESFDTIEDARAELNVLTHFGSMDIELRAV from the coding sequence ATGTATGTCATTCTGACCACCAAACCCGATGAATTCCACACAATCATGGGCGATGGCGTCGTGTCCATCGAATCCTATGACTACATTTTCTACGGGCGCAAGCGCGCGAATTTCACCATTGCCGAAATCGTCGACGCCGACCGCATCACCATCGTCGAAGACGAACCGCCGCATATCGTCAACAAGGTGCCGTGCAAAATGTTCGAGTCCTTTGACACGATCGAAGACGCGCGGGCGGAACTGAATGTTTTGACCCATTTCG